In Streptomyces sclerotialus, the DNA window GAGGTGCCCCGGGGCGATCCACACGCCGGGCGCCGCGGTGCCGAAGCCGAGCCGGGCCAGCCGGGAGCGCAGCAGGTGCCGCTTGTGCCGCTCCTCCTCGGGGACGGAGAACACCGCGAGCACCCAGCCGTCGCCCGCGCGGGGCGTCGGCCGTCCGTAGATCCGCCGGTCACCGTCGGCCAGCAGCTCACGCGCGTCCGCCGACAGCGCGTACCCCGCCGCGCCCGCCGCTGTGCGCGCGGGCACCAGCAGCCCGCGGCGCTTCAGCCGGGACACGGCCGAGCGCACCGACGGCGGGTCCACGCCCACCTCGCCCAGCAGCGTGATGAGCGCGGCCACCGGCACCGGACCCAGCGGCTCGCCCTTCGCGTCGCGTCCGTACGCGCCGTAGAAACTGACGATCAGGGACCGTGGGGTGCGCTGCGGCTGCGGATCACTCACGTCGTCACTCTAGAGGGACGCGCGGAGCCGGAAGCGCTGGAGTTTGCCGGTCGGGGTGCGGGGGAGCGCGTCGTGGAAGACGATCTCGCGCGGGCACTTGTACGGGGCGATCTCGGCCTTGGTGAACTCCCGCAGGGCCAGGACGGTTTCGTCCGTACGGGGGAGGCCGGCGGCGAGCACCACGTGGGCGACGACGACCTGGCCGCGCTCCGTGTCGGGACGGCCCACCACGGCGGCCTCGGCCACCGCCGGATGCCGCAGCAGCGCCTCCTCCACCTCGGGTCCCGCGATGTTGTACCCGGCCGAGATGATCATGTCGTCGGCGCGGGCGACATAGCGGTAGTAGCCGTCCGGTTCGCGCACGTAGGTGTCGCCGGTGACGTTCCAGCCGTGCCGTACGTACTCCAGCTGGCGCGGGTCGGCGAGGTAGCGGCAGCCGGTCGGGCCGCGCACGGCCAGCAGCCCCGGTTCGCCGTCCGGTACGGGAGCGCCCGCCGCGTCCACCACCCGCGCCTCGTACCCCGGCACCGGCACCCCGGTCGTCCCCGGACGGGCCTCCTCGTCGGCGGCCGAGAGGAAGATGTGCAGCAGCTCCGTCGCGCCGATGCCGTTGATGAGCCGCAGTCCGGTCGCGGCGTGCCAGGCGTGCCAGGTCGCGGCGGGCAGGTTCTCGCCGGCGGAGACGCAGCGGCGCAGCGAGGTGACGTCGTGTCCGGCCAGGTCGGACAGCATCGCGCGGTAGGCGGTGGGCGCGGTGAACAGGACGGAGACGCGGTGCGCCGCGATGTGCTGCAGGAGTCCGCGGGGGCCGCCCGCCTCGGTGAGCAGCGTGCAGGCTCCGGCCCGCAGCGGGAAGACCACCAGCCCGCCGAGGCCGAAGGTGAAGCCCAGCGGCGGGGTGCCGGCGAAGACGTCGTCGGGCTCGGGGCGCAGGACGTGTGCCGAGAAGGTGTCGGCGATGGCGAGCACGTCCCGGTGGAAGTGCATACAGCCCTTGGGGCGCCCCGTGGTGCCGGAGGTGAAGGCGATCAGCGCGACGTCGTCGGCCGCGGTGTCCACCGCGGGGTAGTCGGCGGGCTTGCCGGCGGCCCGGCGCAGCAGGTCCTCGGGCGCCTCGCCGCCGTACGCGGTGACCGTGAGGCCGGGCACCTCCGCCTTGGTGAGGTCGTCCACCGACCGGACGTCGCACACCGCGTGGCGTATCCGTGCCAGGTCGCAGATGACGGCCAGTTCGTGGGCGCGCTGCGCGGCCGGCACGGTCACGGCGATCGCGCCCGCCTTCATGACCGCCAGCCAGCAGGCGGCCAGCTCCGGTGAGGTGGGGCCGCGCAGCAGGACCCGTTCACCGGGCCGTACCCCGAGGTCGTCGCTGAGGACGTGGGCGAGGCGGTTGACGCGTACGCGCAGTTCTCCGTACGTCCAGACCGTGCCGTCGCCGTGGCGTACGGCGGGCCGTCCGGCGCCGAACCGGTGCAGTGAGCCGTCCAGCAGCTCGGTGCCGCAGTTGAGCCGGGGCGGGTAGCCCGCATCGGTCAGCACGGGCCACTGACCGGGTGGCGGGAGGTGGTCGCGGGCGAAGGTGTCGGCGTGGGCCGATGGCTGGAGATCCATGACGCATGCGCCCCCTCGTGACGCTCGGCCGTGGTGTCCGGGGCCGCCGGGGGCTGCCGTACGGACGCCTCGTCAGCGTAACGTGTTCGTGACGGCAGTCAACAGACCGCGATAAAGCAGACCGTGTTGAGGGAGTCGCCCCGTGACCGCATTCGCGCTCGACCCCGAGGACGTGGCCTGGTGCGCCGAACTCCGGGCCCTGACCGCCGCGCATCTGCGCCCGCTCGCCGAGAAGGGCGAGCCGGGCAGGGTCAACCGCCCCCTCGTGGCCGCGCTCGGCGAGCTGGGCCTGCTGCGCCGCCTCTTCCCCGCCGGCGGCACCGTCCGCGCCCTGGACCTCTGCCTGCTGCGGGAGTCGCTGGCACAGGAGTGCACGGAGGCGGAGACCGCGCTGGCCCTCCAGGGGCTGGGCGCGTACCCGGTACTCCAGTCCGGCACCGGGGAGCAGCGGGCGCGCTGGCTGCCGGAGGTCACCGCCGGGCGCGCCGTCGCGGCCTTCGCGCTGAGCGAGCCCGGCGCGGGCTCCGACGCGGCGGCGCTCACCCTGGCCGCCGAGCCGGACCGCACCAGCGGGCGCGACGGCTGGCGGCTCACCGGCGAGAAGTGCTGGATCTCCAACGCGCCCGAGGCGGACTTCGCCACCGTGTTCGCGCGCACCGGCGAGGTGCCGGGAGCCCGCGGCGTCACCGCCTTCCTCGTCCCCGCCGACCGGCCCGGACTGAGCGGTGAGCACCTGGAGATGCTCAGCCCGCACCCCATCGGCACCCTGGTCTTCGACGGCGTGCCCGTGACCCGCGCCGACGTCCTGGGCGAGCCGGGCCGCGGCTTCGGTGTCGCGATGCGCACCCTGAACCTCTTCCGGCCCAGCGTCGGCGCCTTCGCCGTCGGCATGGCCCAGGCGGCGCTGGACGCCGCACTCGAACACGCCGCCACCCGCACCGCGTTCGGCGGACCGCTGAAGGACCTGCAGTCCGTCTCGCACCGCCTCGCCGACCTCGCGACCCGCGTCGAGGCGGCCCGGCTGCTGGTGTACGCGGCGGCCGCGGCCTACGACGCGGACGCGCCCGGCATCGCCAAGCGCGCCGCCATGGCCAAGCTGCTCGCCACCGAGACCGCCCAGGAGGCCGTCGACGCCGCCGTACAGGTCCACGGTGCCCGCGCGCTGCGCCGCGGCCACCTTCTCGAACACCTCTACCGGGAGGTGCGCGCGCCGCGCATCTACGAGGGCGCCACGGAGGTGCAGCGGACGATCATCGCGCGGGAGCTGTACCGCTGACCGGTACCCCGCCCGCGGCGGCCGCCCCGCCGTCCTTCCGCCCCGCGTCCGCCGCGGCCACCGCCGCGCGCTCCGCCGTCAGGCCCAGCGACCGGCAGGCCGGCAGGTACACCGCGGCGGAGACCTGGACCGTCCGCGGCAGCCCCGGCTGCGGGCCCGGTACTGGGCCGAGGCGGTGGTGCGCCTGGAACTCCGCGCCGCGCACGAGGAGTTCTGCGCTCGCCGGCAGGACGCCGTGCTCCGCATCGTGCTGCGCGGCCGGCGGCAGGGCGTCTTCCGCTCCGACGTCGACCTGGAGGGCGTCGCGCTCCGGCTGACCGCCTTCACCGACGGCGTCGCGGTCCAGGTCCGCACCGGAGCGCCGCGGATGACGGTCTCCGTGCTGCGGGAACTCCTGATCGACTTCGTCCGCCGGGCGCTGGTGGCACAGCCGGAGATGCGGAAGGCCGCCGCCGTGGGGTACAGTCGATCTTGAGCTCGCCGCCGGAAACCCGGCGCACGGCCCGGCGTTGGTGGTCCAAGGAAAGACGCTCCGCTTCCTGCGGGGAAATGCAGGTGCAAGGCCTGCCCAGCGCTCGCGACGAACCCCGGTCTCCCCGCACGGAGACCGGGGTTCTTGTCCTTCCGCGGAAACCGGTCCGGGGCTCCCGTACCGGTCACGCGGCCAGCCGGGCCCCGAGCAGCACCATCCGGAGGGCCCGCTCGGTCGCGTCCGTGAGGAACTCGGCGCCTCTGCCGAGCGCTTCGTGCAGCGACACGGGGGCCGGCAGGATCGAGCTGTACGCGTCCACGCCCACGGCCTCGACCTGGTGCGCGCCCTCGCCGATGGTGCCCGCGAGCGCCAGGACCGGGCGTCCGAACCGCTTGGCGCGCCGGGCCACCTCGGCCGGCACCTTGCCGCGCGGCGTCTGGTGGTCGAGCGCGCCCTCGGCGGTGACCACCAGGTCGGCGCGGGCCAGCCGGGCGTCCAGGTCCAGGTGGTCGAGGAGGACGTCGAAGCGGGGGAGCAGCCGGGCGCCGAGGGCCGCGAGCCCCGCGCCCAGGCCGCCGGACGCGCCGGTCCCCGGGCCGAGCCGGAGGTCGGTGCCGCAGGACAGATCGCGCCCCAGGACGTACGCCCAGCGTTCCAGGGCGGCCGAGAGCTCCGCCACCTGCCGCGGCGTCGCGCCCTTCTGCGGGCCGAAGACGCGGGCGACACCGCGCTCGCCGCACAGGACGTTGAAGGGATTGCACGCGACGACCAGCTCGACGTCCTTGAGGCGGGCATCCAGGAGCGCCGGGTCGATCCGGTCGAGCCGGCCCAGTTCGCGCCCGCCGGGCGGCAGTTCGTACCCCTTCGCGGTGAGCAGCCGGGCGCCGAGGGCCTGGAGCGCGCCGGCGCCGCCGTCGGACGTGCCGGAGTCGCCGCAGCCGATGAGGATGCGGCGTACGCCCGTGTCGAGGGCGGCGCGGATCAGTTCGCCCACGCCGTACGTGGTGGTGGCTCCCGGGTCGCGGCGCCCGTGCGGCACCAGGGAGAGCCCGGCGACGGCGGCCATCTCGACGACGGCCGTGCCGGAGTCCAGCAGCGCGAAGTGGGTGCCGACGGGCTCGCCGACCGGGCCGGTCGCGGGCCGGGACACCAGCCGCCCGCCGGTCGCGGCGGCCAGCGCGGCGGCCGTGCCCTCACCGCCGTCCACCAGCGGGATCAGGTCGACCTCGGCCCCGGGGACCACCCGGCGTACACCGGCGGCGATGGCCCTCGCCGCGTCCTGGGCGGAGAGCGACTCCTTGAAACCGCTGGGGGCGACGGCGAATCGGGTCAGCATGACGGTGTTCCTTCCGGAAGGGCCGGGCTCAGGGAGCGGCTGGGGAGTCGAGGAGCGGTACGCCGAGCAGTGGCCACACCGCGAGGGCGAACAGCAGGACCAGCGCTGCGGTCAGCGGGGCCAGTACGGCCGACAGCCGCAGCAGGTCACGCGGGGTGTAGGTGGGCGCCCCGGGAATCTCGGCGAACAGTGCGACCGGCTTCGCGGAGGCGGGCAGGGTGTGGCAGAACCCGGCCGCCGCGGTCGACGCGAGCGCCGCGGCCACCGGATTGACCCCGGCACCCACGGCGGCGGCCACGACGAGCGGCACGAGGACCGAGGAGCGGGCCGAGCGGGACTGCAGGACCAGATGGGCGGCCGTACTGAGGACGACCACGGCGGCCAGGAAGAGGCCGGGCGGTACCGCGACGGGCAGGCCGGATACCAGCCACCGGGCGGCGCCGGAGTCGGCGAGCGCGACGCCCATCGCCATCGTCGCGGCCATGAACAGCAGCAGCGACCAGGGCACGGACTTCAGCGCGTCCTTCAGGCGTACCGTGCCCAGGGCCGGGGAGGCCGCGACGACCGCGCCGGTCAGGGCCACCACCGCGGGCGGCACCTGGTGCAGCGGCTCGCTGCACCACAGGGCGACCACCGTGCCGAGCAGCAGCGCGCAGCGGGTCTCGTCGGTGCTGAGCGGGCCGGTGACCGGCTTGTCGCTGTGCTCCTGGATCTGCTCGGCGGTGATCCGCACGGGGCCGCGGCGGTCGGCCCGCCGGGTCGTCGTCAGCAGCACGGCCTCCGCGGCCAGATGGGACGAGGCGACGGCGAGCGGCAGGCCGAGCAGCAGCCACCGGGTGAAGCCGATGCGCTCACCGGTCGCCTCCCACAGCACCGACACGGTGATCAGGTGCGCGCCGGCGCCGATCAGGGTCGCCACCGCGGAGAGCAGGATCACGGTGGGGAAGAGCAGCGCGAGCATGACGACCAGGCGCCTGCGGCCGGCGAGCACCTTGGCGAGCGCCAGGAACACCGGCAGCGCGAGCGCGGCGCGGCCCGAGGTGGCCGGCACCGCGAAGGCCGTGACCACCAGGGCCGCGGTCGTCAGATGGGTCAACTGGCGGACGCTGCGCGCCCCGCTGACCAGGAAGGCCGCGGCCCGCCCCGCGAGCCCGGTGCGCGTCACGGCGGCGGCGAGCACGAAGGCGCAGATGAGCAGCCACACCGTGGCGTCGCCCAGGGTGCCGAACAGCGTCTCGCTGCTGATCACCCCGGTCGCCGTGAGCGCGAGACCGGCGCCGAGGGCGATGTACGTGTCGTCGATCGGCGTGCCGATCCAGGCGCAGGCCGCCAGCGCGAAGACGGCGAGGGTCAGGCGCGCGTCACCGGTGAGCCCGGGGAAGTTCCCGGGCACGACGAGCAGGGCGCAGAGGCTGAGGGCCACGCACAGGGCCGCGGCGTGGCGGAGGTCGACTCTCACCCTCACAGCGTCGGGCGGTGCCGTGAGTCATCGATGAGCCGTACATGAAGGGAACTTCACGCGGGCAGCCGGTACCCCATCCCGCGTACCGTCTCCACCCGCTCGGCGCCCAGCTTCTTGCGCAGCGCCCGTACGTAGACGTCCACGATGTTGGAGCCGGGGTCGAAGTCGTAGCCCCAGACGTGGGAGAGGATCTGCTCGCGCGAGAGGACCTGCCCAGGGTGGCGCAGGAACAGTTCCAGCAGCACGAACTCCCGGGCGGTCAGGTCCACCAGCCGGTCGCCCGAACGCGCCCGCCGGGTCCGCAGGTCGAGCGTCAGTCCGCCGCTGCGCAGCACCGTCACCTCGGGCGCCCGCGCCGCCGTGCGCAGCCGCAGCCGCACCCGGGCGAGCAGTTCCTCGAAGCGGAACGGCTTGGTCATCCAGTCGTCGGCGCCGCCCTCCAGGCCCGCCACCGTGTCCCGTACGGAGTCGCGTGCGGTGAGCACGATGACCGGCACGGTGACCCGGTCCTCGCGCAGCTGCCGCAGTACGGTGAAGCCGTCCCGGCCCGGCAGCCCGATGTCGAGCACCATCAGGTCGAAGCCGCCGGTGAGCGCGTACTCGTAGGCCTCGTCGCCGTCGCCGACGACCGTCGTGGTGAAGCCGTTGGCGCGCAGGCCCTTCTCGACGAACGAGGCGATCCGCTCCTCGTCCTCGACGATGAGTATCCGCTTCAACTGTCCGCCCCGTTCCTCTCCGTGTTCTTCTCGGCGTCCTCGATCTCCAGGACGAAGGTGGCCCCGCCGCCCTCGGTGCCGTGCAGCCGGACCCGGCCCCGGTGGCCCTCGGCGATCGCGCGGACGATGGCCAGGCCGAGCCCGGCCCCGCTGGTACGTGCCCCGCGGCGGGCCGTACCGCGCCGGAACCGCTCGAAGATCACCGCGGCGTCCTGCGGCTGCACGCCGGGGCCCGAGTCGGCGACGTACAGTTCGACGCGGCGGCCCACGGCGCGCGAGCCGATCCGGATCGTCTGCCCCTGCGTGGTGTGCTGCACGGCGTTCTGCGCGAGCTGCAC includes these proteins:
- a CDS encoding PaaX family transcriptional regulator codes for the protein MSDPQPQRTPRSLIVSFYGAYGRDAKGEPLGPVPVAALITLLGEVGVDPPSVRSAVSRLKRRGLLVPARTAAGAAGYALSADARELLADGDRRIYGRPTPRAGDGWVLAVFSVPEEERHKRHLLRSRLARLGFGTAAPGVWIAPGHLYEETRHVLRRLQLDPYVDLFTGAHAGFAPTAEAVARWWDLPALAARHRAFLDAQEPVLGRWSRRRNTEPRTAYRDYLMALDAWRLLPYADPGLPATLLPDDWPGGRGATVFGRLHRRLHAAGAEFVSEVLGERSTPGAR
- a CDS encoding AMP-binding protein, with the translated sequence MDLQPSAHADTFARDHLPPPGQWPVLTDAGYPPRLNCGTELLDGSLHRFGAGRPAVRHGDGTVWTYGELRVRVNRLAHVLSDDLGVRPGERVLLRGPTSPELAACWLAVMKAGAIAVTVPAAQRAHELAVICDLARIRHAVCDVRSVDDLTKAEVPGLTVTAYGGEAPEDLLRRAAGKPADYPAVDTAADDVALIAFTSGTTGRPKGCMHFHRDVLAIADTFSAHVLRPEPDDVFAGTPPLGFTFGLGGLVVFPLRAGACTLLTEAGGPRGLLQHIAAHRVSVLFTAPTAYRAMLSDLAGHDVTSLRRCVSAGENLPAATWHAWHAATGLRLINGIGATELLHIFLSAADEEARPGTTGVPVPGYEARVVDAAGAPVPDGEPGLLAVRGPTGCRYLADPRQLEYVRHGWNVTGDTYVREPDGYYRYVARADDMIISAGYNIAGPEVEEALLRHPAVAEAAVVGRPDTERGQVVVAHVVLAAGLPRTDETVLALREFTKAEIAPYKCPREIVFHDALPRTPTGKLQRFRLRASL
- a CDS encoding acyl-CoA dehydrogenase family protein, coding for MTAFALDPEDVAWCAELRALTAAHLRPLAEKGEPGRVNRPLVAALGELGLLRRLFPAGGTVRALDLCLLRESLAQECTEAETALALQGLGAYPVLQSGTGEQRARWLPEVTAGRAVAAFALSEPGAGSDAAALTLAAEPDRTSGRDGWRLTGEKCWISNAPEADFATVFARTGEVPGARGVTAFLVPADRPGLSGEHLEMLSPHPIGTLVFDGVPVTRADVLGEPGRGFGVAMRTLNLFRPSVGAFAVGMAQAALDAALEHAATRTAFGGPLKDLQSVSHRLADLATRVEAARLLVYAAAAAYDADAPGIAKRAAMAKLLATETAQEAVDAAVQVHGARALRRGHLLEHLYREVRAPRIYEGATEVQRTIIARELYR
- a CDS encoding TetR family transcriptional regulator C-terminal domain-containing protein, whose translation is MDRPRQPRLRARYWAEAVVRLELRAAHEEFCARRQDAVLRIVLRGRRQGVFRSDVDLEGVALRLTAFTDGVAVQVRTGAPRMTVSVLRELLIDFVRRALVAQPEMRKAAAVGYSRS
- a CDS encoding glycerate kinase family protein, which encodes MLTRFAVAPSGFKESLSAQDAARAIAAGVRRVVPGAEVDLIPLVDGGEGTAAALAAATGGRLVSRPATGPVGEPVGTHFALLDSGTAVVEMAAVAGLSLVPHGRRDPGATTTYGVGELIRAALDTGVRRILIGCGDSGTSDGGAGALQALGARLLTAKGYELPPGGRELGRLDRIDPALLDARLKDVELVVACNPFNVLCGERGVARVFGPQKGATPRQVAELSAALERWAYVLGRDLSCGTDLRLGPGTGASGGLGAGLAALGARLLPRFDVLLDHLDLDARLARADLVVTAEGALDHQTPRGKVPAEVARRAKRFGRPVLALAGTIGEGAHQVEAVGVDAYSSILPAPVSLHEALGRGAEFLTDATERALRMVLLGARLAA
- a CDS encoding SLC13 family permease, with the protein product MRVDLRHAAALCVALSLCALLVVPGNFPGLTGDARLTLAVFALAACAWIGTPIDDTYIALGAGLALTATGVISSETLFGTLGDATVWLLICAFVLAAAVTRTGLAGRAAAFLVSGARSVRQLTHLTTAALVVTAFAVPATSGRAALALPVFLALAKVLAGRRRLVVMLALLFPTVILLSAVATLIGAGAHLITVSVLWEATGERIGFTRWLLLGLPLAVASSHLAAEAVLLTTTRRADRRGPVRITAEQIQEHSDKPVTGPLSTDETRCALLLGTVVALWCSEPLHQVPPAVVALTGAVVAASPALGTVRLKDALKSVPWSLLLFMAATMAMGVALADSGAARWLVSGLPVAVPPGLFLAAVVVLSTAAHLVLQSRSARSSVLVPLVVAAAVGAGVNPVAAALASTAAAGFCHTLPASAKPVALFAEIPGAPTYTPRDLLRLSAVLAPLTAALVLLFALAVWPLLGVPLLDSPAAP
- a CDS encoding response regulator transcription factor, coding for MKRILIVEDEERIASFVEKGLRANGFTTTVVGDGDEAYEYALTGGFDLMVLDIGLPGRDGFTVLRQLREDRVTVPVIVLTARDSVRDTVAGLEGGADDWMTKPFRFEELLARVRLRLRTAARAPEVTVLRSGGLTLDLRTRRARSGDRLVDLTAREFVLLELFLRHPGQVLSREQILSHVWGYDFDPGSNIVDVYVRALRKKLGAERVETVRGMGYRLPA